In the genome of bacterium, the window GAAGAGCAGGGCCATGAAGAGCAAGCCCGGCACGAAGAGCAGGGCCGGAGACTGCGCGCGGGGCGGCGGCGCGCCCGGCGGGGGCGGCTCGGCGGCGATCGCGATCAGGGGCGGGTCGATGCTGCGGCTCACGCGCTCGATGCGCGCGCGCAGGCGGCCGCTGATGCCGGCGATCTCGGCGTCCGTGGGCGCGCGGCCGAGGCCCGCGAGCCAGCGCAGGTCCTCGCCGGCCAGGCGGTGCAGGTAGAAGTGCCCGTCGACCAGCACGCCGAGGGTCTCCTCGACGAGCAGCGGCAGGATGCGCTCGGCGGGGTTAGTCACCTCGCGCAGGATGGCGTCGGCGAAGCCCTCGGGCAGCGTGAGCAGGGCGCTGGCCTTGCTGTCCTCGATCTGCGCGCGGCCGGCCGCGGCCTCGACCAGCTCGCCGCGGATGAAGCCGCGCGTGTTCTGCTCGCTGAGGGCGCGCACCAGCAGGCCGCTGATCAGGCTGCGGTCCTCGTCCACGATGAGCAGGCGCG includes:
- a CDS encoding ABC transporter permease — encoded protein: MSALGNHVRKDLRRHRREPVVFLLWLGIPLLIGALFTLLFGGDEGPQPSARLLIVDEDRSLISGLLVRALSEQNTRGFIRGELVEAAAGRAQIEDSKASALLTLPEGFADAILREVTNPAERILPLLVEETLGVLVDGHFYLHRLAGEDLRWLAGLGRAPTDAEIAGISGRLRARIERVSRSIDPPLIAIAAEPPPPGAPPPRAQSPALLFVPGLLFMALLF